The proteins below are encoded in one region of Syntrophorhabdaceae bacterium:
- a CDS encoding metal ABC transporter permease — MWLGFHATGHESHSGHALAFAGSMVFFLGAVLVLAFLEGRGRGQPEGRLGTAYVVAAALSILILSKTPYGEIGWLSLMKGEIITISNFDLLLTAAVLALFLAGLAMFHKELLLVFSIGSSRSLFEKMWFFGILCSV, encoded by the coding sequence TTGTGGCTTGGATTTCACGCGACCGGGCACGAGTCACACAGTGGACACGCCCTCGCCTTTGCCGGATCGATGGTGTTTTTTCTCGGCGCAGTCCTGGTATTGGCATTTTTGGAAGGTCGCGGACGGGGACAACCCGAAGGACGGCTCGGCACTGCATATGTTGTGGCGGCAGCGTTGAGCATTCTGATCCTGTCAAAGACCCCTTACGGAGAGATCGGCTGGCTTAGCCTCATGAAGGGAGAGATCATCACGATTTCCAATTTCGATCTCCTCTTGACGGCGGCAGTGCTTGCGCTCTTCCTTGCGGGCCTGGCAATGTTCCATAAGGAGCTGCTTCTCGTCTTTTCGATCGGGAGCTCGCGATCACTCTTTGAAAAAATGTGGTTTTTTGGGATATTATGCTCGGTTTAA
- a CDS encoding nucleotidyltransferase family protein — MKKICAVILASGISRRLGFNKLTLRIDGTPVIRMSCAPFDMEGVEKIFVVTGMDREKMKGELGNLSRVEIVSNENYREGMSSSVKAALPFIRGYDGAFFHLGDKPFVKSDQIRSIRELYLAGGGDLIIPRYNGVKGHPVFIGLAPFLEEMSRLEGDKGLREVIEKHLEDVVFLDGDEGNLFDIDTLEDIETLKRRGHKIEKG, encoded by the coding sequence ATGAAAAAAATATGTGCCGTGATTCTCGCTTCCGGAATCTCGAGGAGGCTCGGTTTCAACAAGCTTACCCTCAGGATTGACGGAACGCCCGTAATAAGAATGTCGTGCGCCCCTTTTGATATGGAGGGGGTGGAGAAGATTTTTGTGGTCACAGGCATGGATAGAGAAAAGATGAAAGGCGAGTTGGGAAACCTCTCGCGGGTGGAGATCGTATCGAATGAGAATTATCGGGAAGGCATGTCTTCTTCGGTCAAAGCAGCCCTGCCCTTTATCCGCGGGTATGACGGCGCCTTCTTTCATCTCGGGGACAAACCCTTCGTAAAGAGCGACCAGATAAGGTCTATTCGGGAACTTTATCTTGCAGGAGGGGGAGACCTCATCATCCCCCGGTATAATGGAGTAAAGGGCCACCCCGTGTTCATCGGCCTCGCGCCGTTTCTCGAAGAGATGAGTCGATTGGAAGGCGACAAGGGGCTCAGGGAAGTTATAGAAAAACACCTCGAAGATGTGGTATTTTTGGATGGCGATGAGGGAAATCTCTTTGATATCGACACCCTCGAGGATATAGAGACATTAAAGAGGAGGGGACACAAGATTGAAAAAGGTTAA
- a CDS encoding 5'-nucleotidase C-terminal domain-containing protein: protein MHKLLRAFVLFLGWAMLFIPSLSHADAFSDMKQIRILYMNDFHGFAQEHKAMGSDEEVGGIAYLAARAETLRKEKPALLVAAGDMIQGNNWANLFQGQSVIKVMNEMRFDAMVVGNHEFDYGQAILRERIGEAKFPVLGANVEGIKELKPYVIKTINDVTVAIIGVVTEDTPFTTHPRNVAGLKFLSPETVVERYVRELRNKVEIIVVLSHIGINMDFSLAEKVKGIDVIVGGHTHTKLDSYLPVGKTIIVQAWEHGRVLGVLDLTVRRGEVVYAQSRLEEIKPAKMKKNTLVAATVNKYAGEISAAMKAAVGEAGVDLDGTGVRQKETNLGDMVADIIREKAGSDAAIINGGGIRTSIPRGRVSMGDVYGVLPFDNYIVAFKLTGNQVREALEHGVSGVENGEGAFPQVSGLSFTYSKTAPKGSRIKEVLINGAPLEATKIYTVATNDFLAAGGDGYKSFGEAVKSSGDYAVMGGAMKGENLIYSDSGRWIRDVVIDYVRAKKTVNPQVEGRIKELP from the coding sequence ATGCACAAGCTACTGAGGGCTTTCGTATTATTTCTGGGATGGGCAATGCTTTTCATTCCGTCCCTCTCCCACGCCGACGCCTTCAGCGATATGAAGCAGATAAGGATCCTCTACATGAATGATTTTCATGGCTTTGCGCAGGAGCATAAGGCCATGGGGTCCGATGAAGAGGTGGGCGGCATCGCCTATCTCGCGGCACGGGCGGAGACGCTGCGGAAGGAAAAGCCCGCCCTTCTCGTTGCCGCGGGCGATATGATCCAGGGGAACAACTGGGCCAACCTTTTTCAGGGGCAATCAGTCATAAAGGTGATGAACGAGATGCGGTTCGACGCCATGGTGGTGGGAAACCACGAATTCGATTACGGCCAGGCAATCTTAAGGGAGAGGATCGGAGAGGCCAAATTTCCGGTTCTGGGCGCGAATGTAGAGGGTATCAAGGAGCTGAAGCCTTATGTAATAAAGACGATCAACGACGTCACCGTGGCGATTATCGGCGTGGTGACGGAAGATACGCCCTTCACCACCCATCCGAGAAACGTGGCGGGCCTGAAGTTTCTATCTCCCGAGACGGTCGTGGAACGATACGTGAGAGAGCTCAGGAACAAGGTGGAGATCATTGTAGTCCTCTCCCACATCGGCATCAATATGGACTTCAGCCTCGCCGAGAAGGTCAAAGGCATCGATGTGATAGTGGGCGGCCATACCCACACGAAGCTCGATTCATATTTACCGGTAGGGAAAACGATTATAGTCCAGGCCTGGGAGCATGGCCGTGTCCTCGGGGTCCTCGACCTTACGGTGAGAAGGGGGGAGGTCGTGTATGCCCAGAGCCGTTTGGAAGAGATAAAGCCGGCGAAGATGAAGAAAAATACCCTGGTGGCCGCTACGGTGAACAAATATGCCGGAGAGATCAGTGCGGCAATGAAAGCAGCCGTCGGAGAGGCGGGGGTCGATCTTGACGGAACAGGCGTGCGGCAGAAAGAGACCAATCTGGGCGATATGGTGGCAGACATTATAAGGGAAAAGGCAGGCTCCGACGCGGCGATCATCAATGGAGGAGGCATAAGGACGAGCATTCCAAGGGGGAGGGTCTCCATGGGAGACGTCTATGGCGTCCTGCCCTTCGATAATTACATAGTAGCCTTTAAGCTCACGGGAAATCAGGTCCGCGAGGCGCTGGAGCATGGGGTATCGGGGGTGGAAAACGGGGAAGGCGCGTTTCCCCAGGTCTCCGGCCTGAGCTTCACCTATTCGAAGACTGCGCCGAAAGGGTCGAGAATAAAAGAGGTCCTGATAAATGGGGCACCACTCGAGGCAACTAAAATATATACGGTGGCCACGAATGATTTTCTCGCAGCCGGCGGAGACGGATATAAAAGTTTCGGCGAGGCGGTAAAGTCGTCCGGAGATTATGCGGTAATGGGCGGTGCGATGAAGGGTGAGAACCTCATCTACAGCGATTCGGGCAGATGGATAAGGGATGTGGTGATCGATTACGTGCGCGCGAAAAAGACGGTCAACCCCCAGGTAGAGGGGAGGATAAAGGAGCTGCCCTGA
- the fdhF gene encoding formate dehydrogenase subunit alpha: protein MIITIDGRACEAKDGQTVLQVAKAHGIHIPTLCDLPELTPTGACRVCMVEVDGAKSLMAACSSPVSEGMNIKTQTERVLEARRFVVGLLLSCHPLDCLTCEKGGDCALQNLAYDLGLTGPALKGEMHEYPVDTSNPFIIRDANKCILCQRCVRTCDEIQGIQAIKNSYRGFDTKVTTAFDSPLQESNCAFCGQCVQVCPVGALTEKKAKGKGRAYETKKVRTTCPYCGVGCQLYLHTKGEQIVKVTGVEGASPNKGRTCVKGRFGYDFMYSGDRLTTPLIKENGEFREASWDEALDLVAAKFKEIIAQSGPDAIAGVSCARSINEDSYQMQKLFRAVIGTNNIDHCARTUHAPTVAGLAQSFGSGAMTNSFGEFTDAKMFFCIGTNMTEAHPVAATFLKNALRKGAKLIVVDPRKQPLAKIANIHCQLKVGSDIAFLNGIMNVLISENLYDKDFVERRCDNFDAFKAKVMEYPVERAAEISGVEAEKIRKVARLLASVKPAMLIYTLGITEHITGKDNVMSTANLQLLLGNMGMPSAGVNPLRGQNNVQGACDMGALPNVFPGYQKVIDPAMTDKFKKAWDVDTLPANNGLMMPRMMEGLVTKDIRAFYVFGENLANTEPDIRKVEHELGSAEFLVCQDIFPTETTRFAHVVFPATAWGEDDGTFSSSERRVNRVRKVKSPPGQAKPNWWIFKELARRMGHEWSSGSSREIWDKEVSVLAPALGGIKYDRIEEDGLQWPCPTLEHPGTQFLHRDGVFTHGKGVFNPVDWQPAAEVADEDYPFVLSTGRRLFHYHTRTQTGRSGMDELMSEETADISPADGQRLQIEEGEYVKVRSRRGEVNVRARITDQVPPGMVWMSFHFRDGSANWLTNAAYDPVTLTAEYKACAVNIEKLGGPVSGSI, encoded by the coding sequence ATGATCATTACCATTGATGGAAGGGCTTGTGAGGCCAAAGACGGCCAAACAGTGCTCCAAGTAGCAAAGGCGCATGGGATTCACATCCCGACGCTGTGCGATCTGCCGGAATTGACCCCTACAGGGGCCTGCCGGGTATGTATGGTAGAAGTTGACGGTGCGAAAAGCCTGATGGCTGCCTGTTCGTCTCCGGTTTCGGAGGGCATGAACATCAAGACCCAGACGGAGAGGGTATTGGAAGCCCGCCGCTTTGTCGTGGGCCTGTTGTTGTCCTGTCATCCCCTCGATTGCCTGACCTGCGAAAAGGGAGGGGATTGTGCCCTCCAGAACCTCGCGTATGACCTCGGATTAACAGGTCCGGCACTGAAAGGAGAGATGCATGAATATCCCGTCGACACCTCGAACCCATTTATTATTCGCGATGCCAACAAATGCATACTCTGTCAGAGATGTGTCCGCACATGCGACGAGATTCAGGGAATCCAGGCCATAAAAAATAGCTATCGCGGTTTCGATACGAAAGTGACCACTGCTTTCGATAGCCCTCTGCAGGAGAGTAACTGCGCATTTTGCGGTCAGTGCGTGCAGGTATGCCCCGTAGGCGCGCTCACGGAAAAAAAGGCTAAGGGTAAGGGACGGGCCTATGAGACGAAAAAGGTGCGCACCACCTGCCCCTATTGCGGTGTCGGTTGTCAGCTTTACCTCCACACCAAAGGAGAGCAGATAGTCAAGGTGACGGGCGTTGAGGGAGCTTCTCCGAACAAGGGCCGGACATGCGTGAAGGGAAGGTTCGGCTATGATTTCATGTATTCCGGGGACAGGCTGACTACCCCGCTCATAAAGGAAAATGGAGAATTCAGGGAAGCATCATGGGATGAAGCCCTTGACCTCGTTGCCGCCAAATTCAAGGAGATTATCGCCCAGAGCGGTCCGGATGCAATCGCCGGGGTCAGTTGCGCCCGCAGCATCAACGAAGATTCTTATCAAATGCAGAAATTATTCCGCGCGGTGATCGGTACTAATAATATCGACCACTGCGCCCGTACCTGACACGCTCCCACCGTCGCCGGTCTGGCGCAATCTTTCGGTTCGGGAGCAATGACTAATTCTTTCGGAGAATTCACGGATGCAAAGATGTTCTTCTGCATCGGCACCAACATGACCGAGGCCCATCCGGTGGCTGCCACCTTCCTTAAAAATGCACTGCGGAAAGGCGCAAAGCTCATCGTGGTGGACCCGCGCAAGCAGCCTCTCGCCAAAATAGCGAATATCCATTGCCAGCTCAAGGTAGGCAGCGATATCGCCTTCTTGAACGGCATCATGAACGTCCTTATCTCGGAGAACCTTTACGATAAGGACTTTGTAGAGCGCAGGTGTGACAATTTCGACGCCTTCAAAGCGAAGGTAATGGAATACCCGGTGGAACGGGCCGCGGAGATCTCAGGTGTGGAGGCGGAGAAAATCCGCAAAGTCGCCCGTCTTCTCGCGTCGGTAAAGCCTGCCATGCTGATCTATACCCTCGGGATAACGGAGCATATTACCGGGAAGGACAATGTAATGAGCACCGCCAATCTCCAGCTCCTGCTGGGTAATATGGGAATGCCTTCCGCCGGGGTAAACCCTCTCAGGGGCCAGAACAATGTACAGGGCGCCTGCGATATGGGCGCGCTGCCTAATGTCTTCCCCGGCTACCAGAAAGTAATCGACCCGGCAATGACCGACAAGTTTAAAAAAGCTTGGGATGTGGACACACTGCCCGCGAATAACGGCCTCATGATGCCCCGGATGATGGAGGGACTGGTCACGAAAGATATCCGGGCATTTTACGTATTCGGCGAGAATCTTGCGAATACGGAGCCGGATATCCGCAAGGTCGAGCACGAGCTTGGCTCCGCGGAATTTCTCGTGTGTCAGGATATCTTCCCCACCGAGACCACCCGTTTTGCCCATGTAGTCTTCCCCGCCACCGCATGGGGTGAGGATGACGGGACATTCTCGAGTAGTGAACGGCGCGTGAACCGGGTCCGCAAGGTGAAGAGCCCACCCGGTCAGGCGAAACCGAACTGGTGGATCTTCAAAGAGCTCGCCCGTCGCATGGGGCACGAATGGAGCTCCGGCAGCTCGCGCGAGATCTGGGACAAGGAGGTCTCGGTCCTGGCTCCGGCCCTGGGTGGCATCAAATATGACCGCATCGAAGAGGACGGCCTCCAGTGGCCTTGTCCCACTTTAGAACATCCGGGTACGCAGTTCCTGCATCGGGACGGCGTATTCACTCACGGAAAGGGCGTATTCAACCCGGTCGACTGGCAGCCCGCCGCGGAAGTCGCGGATGAAGACTACCCCTTCGTCCTCAGCACGGGACGCCGGCTCTTCCACTACCATACCCGTACCCAGACAGGGCGTTCCGGGATGGACGAGCTCATGTCGGAAGAGACCGCAGACATTTCACCGGCCGACGGTCAAAGGCTCCAAATCGAAGAAGGGGAATATGTAAAAGTGCGCTCCAGGCGCGGCGAAGTGAATGTCAGGGCCCGGATAACCGACCAGGTACCGCCCGGCATGGTATGGATGTCCTTTCACTTCCGCGACGGGTCGGCCAACTGGCTGACCAATGCGGCATACGACCCCGTAACGCTGACCGCGGAATACAAAGCATGCGCGGTCAATATTGAAAAACTGGGTGGGCCGGTGTCGGGGAGCATCTAA
- a CDS encoding DinB family protein produces the protein MDQDDVIRKELAILIKGGNAHMSFEEAVADFPLEKINTPVTNSNYLVWHMLEHMRITQSDILQFVIDPKHVSPEFPEGYWPKPEAKATAAQWKKIVHAIKSDSEAMVDLIHNRETDLFGPIPHATDYSIFREVLLAADHNAFHLSELVTLRRVLGLNPVKEY, from the coding sequence ATGGATCAGGACGATGTAATACGGAAGGAGCTGGCCATCCTCATAAAGGGGGGCAACGCGCATATGAGCTTTGAAGAGGCCGTCGCCGATTTCCCCCTCGAAAAGATAAACACCCCGGTAACGAATTCCAATTACCTGGTCTGGCATATGCTTGAGCATATGCGGATAACCCAATCGGACATCCTCCAATTCGTGATAGATCCGAAGCACGTGTCGCCCGAGTTCCCCGAAGGCTATTGGCCCAAACCGGAGGCAAAGGCAACCGCCGCACAGTGGAAGAAGATCGTTCACGCGATAAAATCCGATTCCGAGGCCATGGTCGACCTCATACACAACCGGGAGACCGATTTGTTCGGTCCCATCCCCCATGCCACCGACTATTCGATTTTTCGTGAGGTCCTCCTGGCAGCGGACCACAATGCTTTTCATCTGTCCGAGCTGGTCACGCTCAGGCGGGTACTCGGTTTAAACCCCGTAAAAGAGTACTGA
- a CDS encoding formate/nitrite transporter family protein, translating into MSHKPVEIIQLAGDAGKYKGNLGIPNWLVRAFMAGLFIAVGAALCTVCGTGLEKTMGPGFKSLIAGAVFPVGLIAIVLTGMSLFTGDTMLIPMAVFQGKSTWGKVANAWFWVYIGNFIGALFWAYLMAVGPFSKGGGPELTVFGQNAIGIAEAKTLPYIAAGSMGIWSAFMKGIACNLLVNVAILLAISSKNMVGKFFGIWFPIMAFVSSGFEHSVANMYFIPTGIMLGAKVTWAQFIQWNLIPVTIGNIVGGFIFIGAVYFYSFKKELFSVSPT; encoded by the coding sequence ATGTCGCATAAACCGGTAGAAATTATACAACTGGCAGGAGATGCAGGCAAATATAAGGGGAACCTCGGAATCCCCAACTGGCTCGTAAGGGCCTTTATGGCAGGTCTTTTTATTGCAGTGGGCGCCGCCCTCTGCACCGTGTGCGGCACGGGGCTCGAAAAAACCATGGGACCCGGCTTTAAGTCCCTTATCGCGGGCGCCGTCTTCCCGGTAGGCCTCATCGCTATCGTGCTTACCGGCATGTCTCTCTTTACGGGAGATACGATGCTTATCCCCATGGCGGTCTTTCAGGGGAAGAGTACGTGGGGCAAGGTGGCGAATGCCTGGTTCTGGGTATACATCGGAAATTTTATCGGCGCTCTCTTCTGGGCATACCTCATGGCCGTGGGTCCCTTCAGCAAAGGAGGAGGTCCTGAGTTGACGGTATTCGGACAGAATGCGATAGGTATCGCGGAGGCAAAGACACTTCCTTATATTGCGGCAGGATCGATGGGCATATGGTCCGCGTTCATGAAGGGCATAGCCTGCAACCTGCTCGTGAATGTAGCCATTCTTCTCGCCATATCCTCCAAGAACATGGTAGGAAAATTTTTCGGCATCTGGTTTCCCATTATGGCATTCGTTTCATCGGGATTCGAGCATAGCGTCGCCAACATGTATTTCATCCCCACCGGGATCATGCTGGGCGCGAAGGTCACATGGGCACAATTCATCCAATGGAACCTGATACCCGTGACCATAGGCAACATTGTAGGTGGATTCATCTTTATCGGGGCGGTTTATTTTTATTCTTTCAAGAAGGAGCTCTTTTCCGTCTCGCCTACCTGA
- a CDS encoding molybdopterin-binding protein, whose amino-acid sequence MKKVKVEQALGMTLAHDITEIIPGKKKDVAFKRGQVIEQGDVERLLDLGKRHLFVFEGEVKGIHEDEAGMRIAQSIMDGNMEPTQPKEGKVSMRSTVDGLFYVNDKALYELNRIKDVLVSTVPNRHPVKAGDIVAAARIIPLYIKEKELKKVERVGEKGVIRVSPFMPLNIGLVITGSEVYTGRIQDGSATVEEKIRNYGLRLVEKVIVPDEVPLISAAVLGLFEKGADLVITTAGLSVDPDDVTREGIEGTGAEVLFYGTPVFPGAMFLVARLRGKYILGAPACVYHSDYTVLDIVLTRIMAGERMHETDMVKLAYGGLCLHCDVCHYPACFFGKGP is encoded by the coding sequence TTGAAAAAGGTTAAGGTAGAACAGGCTTTGGGCATGACGCTGGCCCATGATATCACCGAGATAATCCCCGGTAAGAAGAAAGATGTGGCCTTCAAGAGGGGGCAGGTTATAGAGCAGGGGGATGTGGAGAGGCTACTCGATCTCGGGAAGAGGCATCTCTTTGTGTTCGAGGGCGAGGTAAAAGGTATCCATGAGGATGAGGCGGGCATGAGAATCGCCCAGTCAATAATGGACGGCAATATGGAGCCTACCCAGCCTAAAGAGGGCAAGGTAAGCATGAGGAGCACCGTTGACGGGCTTTTCTACGTAAACGATAAGGCCCTGTACGAGTTGAACCGCATAAAGGACGTGCTGGTGAGCACCGTTCCCAACAGGCATCCTGTAAAGGCAGGGGATATCGTGGCGGCCGCCCGCATTATTCCCCTCTACATAAAAGAAAAGGAGCTCAAGAAGGTCGAGAGGGTCGGGGAAAAAGGGGTAATCAGGGTCAGCCCGTTTATGCCCCTCAATATAGGCCTTGTGATTACGGGGAGTGAAGTCTACACGGGCAGGATTCAGGACGGCTCTGCTACCGTGGAGGAGAAGATCAGAAATTACGGATTGCGCCTTGTAGAGAAGGTAATAGTCCCGGACGAGGTACCCCTTATAAGCGCTGCCGTGCTCGGACTGTTCGAAAAAGGCGCCGATCTGGTCATTACCACTGCGGGTCTTTCCGTGGACCCTGATGATGTGACGCGGGAAGGAATCGAAGGCACGGGGGCGGAAGTGCTCTTCTACGGTACACCCGTATTTCCCGGCGCCATGTTCCTCGTGGCCCGGTTGAGAGGAAAATATATTCTCGGAGCGCCGGCGTGCGTCTACCACAGCGACTATACGGTCCTCGATATCGTGCTTACCCGTATCATGGCGGGAGAGAGAATGCATGAAACCGATATGGTAAAGCTCGCCTATGGCGGACTTTGCCTTCACTGCGACGTGTGCCATTATCCCGCCTGTTTCTTCGGGAAGGGACCGTGA
- a CDS encoding DUF1858 domain-containing protein: MRRKKIGKNAAIQDVVTRYPESVPVFEEHGLGCVGCRAALFETIEEGAKIHGINVEALLKDLNNVVP, from the coding sequence ATGAGAAGAAAAAAGATCGGGAAAAACGCTGCGATCCAGGATGTGGTAACGCGATATCCTGAATCGGTCCCGGTGTTTGAGGAGCATGGATTGGGATGTGTAGGGTGCAGGGCCGCCCTCTTCGAGACCATTGAAGAAGGTGCGAAAATCCACGGTATTAACGTGGAGGCCCTGTTGAAGGACTTGAACAACGTAGTTCCTTAG
- a CDS encoding formyltransferase family protein translates to MTAKMVYDPSSGPMRYACGVSGSGSNYERIYEWDPGRDHVVFSNVPHCTGLDKARNNGAPVVLLDSDLYFRHMWALEKMPRSGVERDSYDMAIMTLVEQTLSGRPDLICLAGYSLWVGGWMVRRYFPRILNVHPGDARKYVGLGWIPIAKAILAEERAVKSTVFFVDESDDGGPILIQSASVPLSQWDDELKGIRRLAEKKDARTLPAFKAAAADEGRDLYRVLQDISGAVQEVLKVEGDWKIYPFAVHELIGKGRTALEGRTVHIDGIRMPEEGWQVDTYGYAESIR, encoded by the coding sequence ATGACGGCAAAAATGGTCTATGACCCTTCCTCAGGTCCGATGAGATATGCCTGTGGGGTCTCCGGGTCGGGAAGCAATTACGAGAGAATTTATGAGTGGGATCCGGGCAGGGACCATGTGGTATTCAGCAATGTCCCCCACTGCACAGGTTTGGACAAGGCAAGAAATAACGGCGCCCCTGTGGTGCTTCTTGACTCGGACCTTTATTTCCGTCACATGTGGGCCCTCGAGAAAATGCCGAGATCAGGCGTGGAGAGGGACAGTTATGATATGGCCATTATGACCCTCGTGGAGCAGACGCTCTCGGGCCGGCCCGATCTCATCTGTCTCGCCGGGTATAGTCTTTGGGTAGGGGGCTGGATGGTAAGAAGGTATTTTCCCAGGATACTTAACGTTCATCCGGGGGATGCGCGAAAATATGTCGGCCTCGGGTGGATCCCCATTGCCAAGGCGATACTCGCCGAGGAAAGGGCGGTGAAATCGACGGTCTTCTTCGTTGACGAGAGCGATGACGGCGGTCCCATACTCATCCAGTCCGCGTCCGTACCCCTTTCTCAATGGGATGACGAGCTTAAGGGCATCAGGCGCCTTGCGGAAAAGAAAGACGCCAGGACCCTTCCGGCTTTCAAAGCCGCAGCCGCGGATGAAGGCAGAGATCTTTACAGGGTCCTCCAGGACATTTCGGGTGCGGTTCAGGAAGTACTTAAAGTCGAAGGAGACTGGAAGATTTATCCTTTTGCCGTCCATGAGCTTATCGGCAAGGGCAGGACGGCACTGGAGGGGAGAACTGTCCACATCGACGGTATCAGGATGCCCGAAGAAGGCTGGCAGGTTGATACTTACGGGTACGCGGAGAGTATCCGCTAA
- the amrB gene encoding AmmeMemoRadiSam system protein B, which yields MSEVRDAVVAGTFYSDNPKVLAMEIERYLNKAKIEALEGEVVGMVSPHAGYVYSGQVAAFGMKAVMNGLFDTVILIGPSHRAYFEKAAVMIKGSYRTPLGAVEIDEEIASAIVKEGGVASPNEEAHGQEHSLEVQLPFLQMALASFKLVPIVMGSQETEKCRALAASIFRAVKDRGKRLLVVGSTDLSHYYPYGHAVKLDQVIVNRLEKYDIEGLSQDLDAELCEACGRGPMMVTMMLSKALGATRSKVLKYANSGDVSGDKRSVVGYVSAVFLKGGEAAR from the coding sequence ATGAGCGAGGTAAGAGACGCAGTCGTGGCCGGGACGTTCTATTCGGATAATCCGAAGGTCCTCGCCATGGAAATCGAAAGATACCTGAACAAGGCAAAGATTGAAGCCCTGGAGGGAGAAGTGGTGGGAATGGTATCTCCCCACGCGGGATATGTCTATTCGGGGCAGGTAGCCGCTTTTGGGATGAAAGCCGTCATGAACGGCCTTTTTGACACGGTGATCCTCATCGGCCCCAGCCATAGGGCATATTTCGAGAAAGCGGCCGTAATGATAAAAGGGAGCTACCGGACACCCCTGGGCGCGGTCGAAATTGACGAAGAGATCGCGTCGGCCATCGTAAAAGAAGGCGGTGTGGCGTCTCCCAACGAGGAAGCCCACGGGCAGGAACATTCTCTCGAGGTCCAGCTTCCATTCCTCCAGATGGCACTTGCCTCTTTCAAGCTCGTCCCCATAGTGATGGGATCGCAGGAGACGGAGAAATGCAGGGCTTTGGCGGCATCTATTTTCAGGGCGGTCAAGGACCGGGGAAAGCGCCTCCTCGTGGTGGGCAGCACCGATCTGAGTCATTATTACCCTTACGGGCATGCGGTCAAACTCGACCAGGTGATTGTAAACCGCCTGGAGAAATATGATATCGAAGGGCTGTCGCAGGATCTTGACGCCGAATTATGTGAGGCATGCGGCAGGGGGCCCATGATGGTTACCATGATGCTTTCAAAGGCACTAGGGGCTACCCGGAGTAAAGTCCTCAAGTATGCAAATTCCGGGGATGTGTCGGGGGACAAGCGGAGTGTGGTAGGCTATGTGTCGGCTGTTTTCCTCAAAGGGGGAGAGGCCGCCCGATGA
- a CDS encoding cyclic nucleotide-binding domain-containing protein, translating to MKTYIPLTDIESVTPILSEVALWGGMSERQREEMFRRLEFGSFQKGELIFEKGDEPSYIYIVKDGKVELFIGDRGIVLEKKTLSVGESFGVASLMSMQRHNSTAVALEDCEVMVLSRQALLELRAEDIELFALLMMNIARELARRLKLTDDIFLRYAQTHRDWSRL from the coding sequence ATGAAGACATATATTCCGCTTACGGATATTGAATCCGTAACACCCATTCTCTCGGAGGTGGCTTTATGGGGCGGTATGTCCGAGCGACAGCGCGAGGAGATGTTTCGCCGCCTGGAGTTCGGCTCCTTTCAGAAAGGGGAACTTATTTTTGAGAAAGGGGATGAGCCCTCCTACATTTATATTGTAAAGGACGGTAAGGTCGAGCTTTTTATTGGCGACAGGGGGATTGTGCTCGAGAAGAAGACCTTGTCCGTGGGCGAGTCCTTCGGCGTCGCCTCCCTCATGTCCATGCAACGGCATAATTCCACGGCCGTTGCCCTCGAGGACTGCGAAGTCATGGTCCTGTCGCGGCAGGCACTCCTGGAGCTCCGGGCGGAAGATATCGAGCTTTTCGCCCTCCTTATGATGAACATTGCCCGTGAGCTGGCCCGGAGGCTTAAGCTGACCGACGATATATTCCTGCGCTACGCCCAGACCCATAGAGACTGGAGCAGGCTTTAG
- the amrA gene encoding AmmeMemoRadiSam system protein A — protein MSRLNLSEEEKAMLKRIAREAIEGVLFDKKPVPLEMPEIFEKKMGAFVTLHCKEDLRGCIGYIKGVLPLYKTIQEMAVQAAFHDPRFEPLRREEWDRVDIEISVLSPLRKIKDVEEIEVGVHGILIEKGFYTGLLLPQVATENNWDRAAFIAHTCHKAGLPEDAWKSKDASIYIFSAEVF, from the coding sequence ATGAGCCGTCTCAATTTGTCGGAAGAAGAGAAGGCCATGCTGAAAAGGATAGCCAGGGAAGCCATTGAAGGCGTGCTCTTCGATAAAAAACCGGTCCCTTTAGAGATGCCGGAGATCTTCGAGAAAAAAATGGGCGCCTTCGTCACCCTGCATTGCAAAGAAGACCTCAGGGGCTGCATTGGATATATAAAAGGGGTCCTGCCCCTTTACAAGACGATTCAGGAGATGGCGGTTCAGGCGGCTTTTCATGACCCCCGTTTCGAGCCCTTACGAAGGGAGGAGTGGGACAGGGTTGATATCGAGATCTCCGTCCTCTCACCTTTAAGGAAAATAAAAGATGTTGAGGAGATTGAAGTCGGCGTGCACGGCATCCTTATAGAAAAAGGCTTTTATACGGGCCTCCTCCTTCCTCAGGTGGCTACCGAGAACAACTGGGACCGGGCTGCCTTCATCGCACATACGTGCCATAAGGCGGGACTTCCCGAAGATGCCTGGAAATCGAAGGATGCCTCTATATATATTTTTTCCGCAGAAGTGTTTTGA